The following coding sequences lie in one Arachis hypogaea cultivar Tifrunner chromosome 9, arahy.Tifrunner.gnm2.J5K5, whole genome shotgun sequence genomic window:
- the LOC112712565 gene encoding uncharacterized protein, translated as MEETKAVTLKPIEATPSTFKDYGQVIEASPDGDEFGPNDAQLDLSKGIPRFYIMHIENRPLKFSNITHHASVTQCLGSIGGHAWYLGVAKPSIVESDDIKDNAGKKIVQSRCGHSYVPPAIDDVQIFKVSGSKFLKLNRGTWHAGPIFKEDAMDFYNLELSNTNVIDHTTHSFKKDNGVAFLIDD; from the exons ATGGAGGAGACGAAGGCGGTGACGCTGAAGCCAATCGAAGCAACTCCGTCGACCTTCAAAGACTACGGTCAGGTCATCGAGGCTTCGCCGGACGGCGACGAGTTCGGCCCCAATGATGCTCAGTTGGACCTTTCCAAAGGGATTCCCAG GTTTTACATCATGCATATCGAAAATCGTCCGCTGAAGTTTTCGAATATTACACATCATGCAAGTGTGACACAATGCCTTGGTTCTATTGGTGGCCATGCTTGGTATCTTGGAGTTGCTAAGCCATCCATTGTTGAATCAGATGACATCAAGGATAACGCCGGAAAGAAGATTGTGCAATCACGATGTGGCCATTCGTACGTGCCTCCTGCCATTGATGATGTCCAAATCTTCAAGGTTTCTGGCTCCAAATTTCTTAAGCTTAATCGCGGGACATGGCATGCTGGCCCTATATTTAAAGAAGATGCAATGGACTTCTACAATCTGGAATTGAGCAATACAAAT GTGATTGATCATACCACACACAGCTTCAAGAAAGATAATGGAGTGGCCTTTTTGATCGATGATTAA